One genomic segment of Alicycliphilus denitrificans K601 includes these proteins:
- a CDS encoding methyl-accepting chemotaxis protein → MGFDRWTIGARLTLAFGSVVLWVGALMAVALWGLAQPGGAGAAAVPWVWALGVLAVLVAAVSWLSLRSGIVRPLAQAILIAETVAAGDLSQEFSTELQGDFGRLLSALGTMEDTLTELVGRIKQSADAIGVSAGEIDAGNGDLSRRTEEQVGALTQTAASMEQLTATVRQNAERARSASSLAVDASSTAGRGGAVVGEVVQTMDAISASSRKIVDIIQVIEGIAFQTNILALNAAVEAARAGEQGRGFAVVASEVRNLAQRSAVAAREIKSLIQESVQQVQAGAGLVGQAGETMQEIVHSVGQVSSLLGDISHALSEQSEGIAHVNQAVAHMDGATQHNAALVQQATQAAAALNERAGDLQQAVGAFKLDDETAGGVAANMPNMPLRLAA, encoded by the coding sequence ATGGGTTTCGACCGGTGGACGATTGGAGCGCGCCTGACGCTGGCGTTCGGCTCGGTGGTGCTGTGGGTGGGCGCGCTCATGGCCGTGGCCCTGTGGGGGCTGGCGCAGCCGGGCGGCGCGGGCGCGGCGGCCGTGCCCTGGGTGTGGGCGCTGGGCGTGCTGGCGGTCCTGGTGGCGGCGGTCTCGTGGCTTTCGCTGCGCAGCGGCATCGTGCGGCCGCTGGCCCAGGCGATCCTGATTGCCGAGACCGTAGCCGCGGGCGACCTGAGCCAGGAGTTCAGCACGGAGCTGCAGGGCGATTTCGGCCGCCTGCTGAGCGCGCTGGGCACCATGGAGGATACGCTGACCGAGCTGGTCGGGCGCATCAAGCAGTCGGCCGACGCCATCGGCGTGTCCGCCGGCGAGATCGACGCGGGCAACGGCGACCTGTCGCGCCGCACCGAGGAGCAGGTGGGGGCGCTCACGCAGACCGCGGCCAGCATGGAGCAGCTCACCGCCACGGTGCGCCAGAACGCCGAGCGTGCGCGCTCGGCCAGCAGCCTGGCGGTAGATGCCTCGAGCACGGCAGGCCGCGGCGGCGCCGTGGTGGGCGAGGTGGTGCAGACCATGGACGCCATCAGCGCCAGCTCGCGCAAGATCGTGGACATCATCCAGGTTATCGAGGGCATCGCGTTCCAGACCAACATCCTGGCGCTCAACGCGGCGGTGGAGGCCGCGCGCGCGGGCGAGCAGGGCCGGGGCTTCGCCGTGGTGGCCAGCGAGGTGCGCAACCTGGCGCAGCGCAGCGCCGTGGCTGCGCGCGAGATCAAGAGCCTGATCCAGGAGTCTGTGCAGCAGGTGCAGGCCGGCGCGGGCCTTGTGGGCCAGGCGGGCGAGACCATGCAGGAGATCGTGCACTCCGTTGGCCAGGTCAGCAGCCTGCTGGGGGATATCTCTCATGCGCTGAGCGAGCAGAGCGAGGGCATTGCCCACGTCAACCAGGCCGTGGCCCACATGGATGGCGCCACGCAGCACAACGCCGCCCTGGTGCAGCAGGCCACGCAGGCCGCCGCCGCCTTGAACGAGCGGGCCGGCGACCTGCAGCAGGCCGTGGGCGCCTTCAAGCTGGACGATGAGACCGCGGGCGGCGTGGCCGCGAACATGCCGAACATGCCCTTGCGCCTCGCGGCCTGA
- a CDS encoding L-threonylcarbamoyladenylate synthase codes for MAQYFDIYADNPQPRLLKQAAALLSGGGILAVPTDSSYALVCRLDDKDAVDRIRRVRQINDKHHLTLLCRDLSELASYAHVDNRQYRLLKLATPGPYTFLLDATKEVPRRVSHPQRKTIGLRVPDRKGLQMLLELHGTPLLATTLIPAGEAEPLNDPQEIRERYEKQIDGIIDAGACPLEPTTVLDLTPMSTGGDPVVVREGRGSLQALGL; via the coding sequence ATGGCCCAATACTTCGATATCTATGCCGACAACCCCCAGCCGCGCCTTCTCAAGCAGGCGGCCGCTCTGCTGTCGGGCGGCGGCATACTGGCCGTGCCCACGGACTCCAGCTATGCGCTGGTCTGCCGCCTGGACGACAAAGACGCCGTGGACCGCATCCGCCGCGTGCGCCAGATCAACGACAAGCATCACCTCACGCTGCTGTGCCGCGACCTGTCGGAGCTGGCCAGCTACGCCCACGTGGACAACCGCCAGTACCGGCTGCTCAAGCTCGCCACGCCCGGGCCCTATACCTTCCTACTCGACGCCACCAAGGAAGTGCCGCGGCGCGTGAGCCACCCGCAGCGCAAGACCATCGGTCTGCGCGTGCCCGACCGCAAGGGCCTGCAGATGCTGCTGGAGCTGCATGGCACGCCGCTGCTGGCGACGACGCTGATCCCTGCCGGCGAGGCCGAGCCGCTGAACGACCCGCAGGAGATCCGCGAGCGCTACGAGAAGCAGATCGACGGCATCATCGACGCCGGAGCCTGCCCGCTGGAGCCCACGACGGTGCTGGACCTCACGCCCATGAGCACCGGCGGCGACCCCGTCGTGGTGCGCGAGGGGCGCGGCAGCCTGCAGGCGCTCGGCCTCTGA
- a CDS encoding 3',5'-nucleoside bisphosphate phosphatase: MPQSLNADLHCHSVVSDGTLTPEQLAARAHANGVQLWALTDHDEIGGQHRAAAAAHALGMDYLTGTEISVTFANTTVHIVGLGFDADDARLAQGLAATRGGRGERAREIARQLAQAGIAGTYEGALCYVENPELISRTHFARYLVETGVCRDMGEVFRKYLTEGKPGYVPHRWATLGHAVRWIRDAGGVAVIAHPARYRFTANEEYALFSEFRQHGGQGVEVVTGSHTSAEYRTYAAMAQEFSLAASRGSDFHSPYESHTDIGTLPDLPAHLTPVWELLDHQILRAPQRPVAV, from the coding sequence GTGCCCCAATCCCTGAACGCTGACCTGCATTGCCATTCCGTGGTGTCCGACGGCACCCTCACGCCCGAGCAGCTCGCCGCGCGCGCGCACGCCAACGGTGTGCAGCTGTGGGCCCTGACCGACCACGACGAGATCGGCGGCCAGCACCGCGCCGCGGCCGCCGCGCACGCGCTGGGCATGGACTACCTCACGGGCACCGAGATTTCCGTCACCTTCGCCAACACCACGGTGCACATCGTGGGCCTGGGCTTCGACGCCGACGATGCCCGGCTGGCCCAGGGGCTCGCGGCCACGCGCGGGGGGCGCGGCGAGCGTGCCCGCGAGATCGCACGGCAGCTCGCCCAGGCGGGCATCGCCGGCACCTACGAGGGCGCCCTGTGCTACGTGGAGAACCCTGAGCTGATCTCGCGCACGCACTTCGCGCGCTACCTCGTGGAAACCGGCGTTTGCCGCGACATGGGCGAGGTGTTCCGCAAGTACCTGACCGAGGGCAAGCCCGGCTACGTGCCGCACCGCTGGGCCACGCTGGGCCATGCGGTGCGCTGGATCCGCGACGCCGGCGGCGTGGCCGTGATCGCCCACCCGGCGCGCTACCGCTTCACGGCCAACGAGGAATACGCGCTTTTCTCCGAATTCAGGCAGCACGGAGGCCAGGGCGTGGAGGTGGTGACGGGCAGCCACACGAGCGCCGAATACCGCACCTATGCCGCCATGGCCCAGGAGTTCAGCCTGGCCGCATCGCGCGGCAGCGACTTCCATAGCCCCTACGAATCGCACACCGACATCGGCACTCTGCCCGACCTGCCGGCACACCTCACGCCCGTGTGGGAACTGCTGGACCACCAGATCCTGCGCGCGCCCCAACGCCCCGTCGCAGTCTGA
- a CDS encoding methyl-accepting chemotaxis protein: MHLNHLPVARRLWALVLGLTASLLLLSGGLMAYMMHLDDDALHIVQANEDRISLILRWKGLTALAADQSVGALSSADEHLSARLQQKVREGIEVINVLQKQIEAAAFSTEGKALLERVAQARKVVLNLLAEGARLRAEGDLAGTLSLVDSKFTPALARYVGEQDAYLQLQERQRDAAKAQAAAQRQRALWLCLAIVLVVVALGMVLANLLVRSITRPLARAVGLAEAIAAGDLTQDVHDDRRDELGHLLRSLSAMGARLRGVVGEVRSGVESVSAAASQIATGNQDLSARTEQTAANLEQTAASMEELTSTVTQSADTARQANQLAANAAQVAEQGGQVMGQVVTSMQQITDSSRKIADIIGVIDGIAFQTNILALNAAVEAARAGEQGRGFAVVAGEVRGLAQRSAEAAKEIKQLITTSVDNVESGSVQVAQAGQSMQDIVHSVRRVSDLIGEITASSTEQRDGIGQVNQAVANLDQMTQQNAALVEEASAAAAAMSEQAQRLSQVVAVFNVGASAAAAAPRVAPRQPVAATQAKAKAKVPAAAPQPPQVAKAAPAPQPKPAAAPARIADARTPVTAGADDDWESF; this comes from the coding sequence ATGCACCTCAACCATTTGCCCGTTGCCCGCAGACTGTGGGCACTCGTCCTGGGGCTGACGGCCTCCCTGCTGCTGTTATCGGGTGGTCTGATGGCCTACATGATGCATCTGGACGACGACGCCCTGCACATCGTCCAGGCTAACGAAGATCGCATCAGCCTGATTCTGCGCTGGAAGGGACTGACTGCGCTGGCCGCGGATCAATCCGTGGGCGCACTGTCCTCGGCCGATGAGCATCTGTCGGCGCGACTGCAGCAGAAGGTCAGGGAGGGCATAGAGGTCATCAACGTCTTGCAAAAGCAGATAGAGGCCGCAGCCTTTTCGACCGAAGGCAAGGCTCTGCTCGAGCGTGTGGCGCAGGCGCGCAAGGTGGTGCTGAACTTGCTCGCCGAGGGAGCCAGGCTGCGGGCCGAGGGAGACTTGGCCGGCACGCTGAGCCTGGTGGATAGCAAGTTCACTCCCGCTCTGGCCCGCTATGTTGGAGAGCAGGACGCCTACCTGCAACTGCAGGAGCGCCAGCGCGACGCGGCAAAGGCGCAGGCGGCGGCCCAGCGCCAGCGTGCCCTGTGGCTGTGCCTGGCCATTGTCCTGGTGGTGGTTGCACTCGGCATGGTGCTGGCCAACCTGCTGGTGCGCTCCATCACCCGGCCTTTGGCGCGGGCCGTGGGTCTGGCGGAAGCGATTGCCGCGGGTGACCTGACGCAGGACGTGCACGACGACCGCCGCGACGAGCTGGGCCACCTGCTGCGTTCGCTGTCGGCCATGGGCGCGCGCCTGCGCGGCGTGGTGGGCGAGGTGCGCTCGGGCGTGGAGTCGGTCTCGGCGGCGGCCAGCCAGATCGCCACCGGCAACCAGGACCTGTCGGCGCGCACCGAGCAGACGGCGGCCAACCTGGAGCAGACCGCGGCCAGCATGGAGGAGCTGACCTCCACCGTCACGCAGTCGGCCGACACCGCGCGCCAGGCCAACCAGCTTGCCGCCAACGCCGCCCAGGTGGCAGAGCAGGGTGGCCAGGTGATGGGCCAGGTGGTGACCAGCATGCAGCAGATCACCGATTCGAGTCGCAAGATCGCCGACATCATCGGCGTGATCGACGGCATTGCGTTCCAGACCAACATCCTGGCGCTCAATGCGGCCGTCGAGGCCGCGCGCGCCGGCGAGCAGGGCCGGGGCTTCGCCGTGGTGGCGGGCGAAGTGCGCGGCCTGGCACAGCGCAGTGCCGAGGCGGCCAAGGAGATCAAGCAGCTCATCACCACCAGCGTGGACAACGTGGAGTCGGGCTCGGTCCAGGTCGCGCAGGCGGGCCAGAGCATGCAGGACATCGTGCACAGCGTGCGCCGCGTGAGCGACCTGATCGGCGAGATCACGGCCTCGTCCACCGAGCAGCGCGACGGCATCGGCCAGGTGAACCAGGCGGTGGCCAACCTGGACCAGATGACGCAGCAGAACGCCGCCCTGGTGGAAGAGGCGAGCGCGGCGGCCGCGGCCATGAGCGAGCAGGCGCAGCGTCTGTCGCAGGTGGTGGCGGTGTTCAACGTGGGCGCCAGCGCCGCGGCGGCGGCCCCGCGCGTGGCGCCGCGCCAGCCGGTAGCCGCAACCCAGGCCAAGGCCAAAGCCAAGGTCCCCGCGGCCGCGCCGCAGCCCCCCCAGGTGGCCAAGGCCGCGCCGGCGCCCCAGCCCAAGCCGGCTGCGGCGCCGGCACGCATCGCCGACGCCCGGACGCCGGTGACGGCGGGTGCGGACGACGACTGGGAAAGCTTCTGA